Within the Parafrankia discariae genome, the region GACGCCGATACACCGGCCGAGGCCGCTCGACGCACCGACCACCACAACTCTCATCGCCTGCACTCCAGTTCTGTAGGCAGTTCTGCCGGGTCGTGGGCCATGGGCCGCAGGAAGCGGGGTCGCTCGGCGCCCACATGCCGCGGTGGACGGCCCGATGTCAAGCTCCGCCGGGCCGTCAGGCCTCATAAGTGAACACAAACACGGACGAGTATCGAGTGAACCACGTCACCGCCACCGGCGGGGCGGGCCGGAGACAGCGCGGCCGACGGCGCGGGCCTGCGACCGGCGGGTCAGGTGGGCAGGAGGCGGCGCAGCCACTGGAGCCGCGCGGCCTTCGCCGCCCGCGAGAGCGCGGCCTGCGGGGCCACCAGGTCGAACCCGTGGAAGCCACCGGGCCAGACGTGCAGCTCGGCCGCGCCCCCGGCCTGCCAGATGCGGCTCGCGTAGGTCACGTCCTCGTCCCGGAACGTCTCGGCCGAGCCGACGTCGACGAAGGTGGGCGGCAGCCCGGAGAGGTCCGCGGCCCGGGCCGGGGCCGCGTAGGAGGAGACATCGGGGCCACCGCGGGCCTCGCCCAGCAGAGCCGACCAGCCCATCTCGTTCATCGACCGGTCCCAGATCCCCAGCCCCGCCATCTGCCGGGCGGACGGGGTGTCGTTGCGGTCGTCGAGCATCGGGCACATCAGCAGCTGCCCGGCCAGGACCGGGCCGCCGCGGTCGCGGGCCAGCAGCGCGGTCGCCGCGGCCAGGCCGCCGCCGGCGCTCTGCCCCGCGATGATGATCCGGGCCGGGTCGACGCCCAGGTCGGCCGCGTGCGCGGCGGTCCACGCCAGGCCCGCGTAGCAGTCCTCGACCGGTGCCGGATGGGGATGCTCAGGTGCGAGACGGTAGTCCACCGAGACCACCACGAGGCCCAGTTCCTGCGCCCAGTCCAGCGGTTCGTCCAGCCCCAGCCGGTTGTCGCCGATGATCATCCCGCCGCCGTGCGCGAAGTACAGGATGGCGCGGGGTGTGGTGAGCGCGGTGGGGCGGCACACGAGCAGGGACACCTCGGGTCCCCCGGGCGGGCCGGGTACCGACACCTCCGTCAGCTCGACGGCCCCGTCGCGGGCCAGCCGCGCGTCCTGGTCCTTGTCCCGGGCCCCGCCGGTGCGCCCCCGGACGGCCAGGACGGCGTCCAGCGTCCGCATCCCCTCCAGCGCCTGCCGCATGATCGCCATCGTCGGGCTCACCTCGGCGTCGAACGGCGGCGGCGGCCCGGCGACGCCGTCCTGGCGCGGGGTCGATAACGGGGAGTCGACGGTCATCGGCGGTCCTCCTGCGTCGGCGCGGAGCATGAGCGGGCGTTCACGCAATGCCCGTCGAGCATCGTCCCTGCTTGTCGTCCGACGGGCGACCGGTCGGGCCGGGGGCCTGGGAGAGCAGGCCCAGGACCCCGCGCATGTACTCCAGGGCCCGGCGGTCGTCGAGCCGCCGGCCGCCGGCCCGCTCCCGTTCCGGGTCCACGCGGGGGTCGGCGGCGACCCGGGCCGCCGCGCCCTCGACGAGCGTCCGCCACGCGGGATGTTCGAGCAGGCCGGTCGTCTCCAGGAAGCCCAGCATGCGGGCCGCGTCCTCGAGCCGGCCGACGGCCGCCGCCATGTTGACGAACTCGACCGTGGTGACGCAGGCGGCCTGCATGTTCCCGTCGTCGAGCAGCTGCTCGACGTGCGCGTGCAGGATGGCGAACGCCCGGGCCCGCTCGCCGCGGCGGAAGACCGCCCGGGCCTGGACGGCCCGGTTCGGCGAGTGCGTCCGGGCCGGCACCTCGACGCCGACGGCCTCGTCGAACAGCCGGTCGGCGCGGTCGTGCCGGCCGCGCAGCAGCGCCGAGTAGCCGAGCAGCACCAGCGTCAGGTTCAGCAGGGTGGGCGGCCCCTGCCGGCGGTACCGCTCGACCAGCGTCCCGACCACGGCGTCGTGCTCGGCGAACCGGCCGGTGAACAGCAGGGCGGCGCCGACGTCCAGCTCGAACTGCTCGGCCAGGTCGCCCTCGCCGCGTCGGCGCAGCTCGGCCACGGCCGGCGCGGCCCAGGTCAGGTGGGCCGGGTAGTCCTCGTAGACGGACGCCCGCGCATGGTGGACGAGCGGGTGGTCCGGCTCGCCGTGGCGGGCGACGAGCCGTTCGTAGGCGGCGCTGTCCTGGCTCATCTTGTAGCGCTGCG harbors:
- a CDS encoding alpha/beta hydrolase yields the protein MTVDSPLSTPRQDGVAGPPPPFDAEVSPTMAIMRQALEGMRTLDAVLAVRGRTGGARDKDQDARLARDGAVELTEVSVPGPPGGPEVSLLVCRPTALTTPRAILYFAHGGGMIIGDNRLGLDEPLDWAQELGLVVVSVDYRLAPEHPHPAPVEDCYAGLAWTAAHAADLGVDPARIIIAGQSAGGGLAAATALLARDRGGPVLAGQLLMCPMLDDRNDTPSARQMAGLGIWDRSMNEMGWSALLGEARGGPDVSSYAAPARAADLSGLPPTFVDVGSAETFRDEDVTYASRIWQAGGAAELHVWPGGFHGFDLVAPQAALSRAAKAARLQWLRRLLPT